One stretch of Thermococcus sp. 21S9 DNA includes these proteins:
- a CDS encoding 30S ribosomal protein S13, producing MTENFRHIVRVAGVDLDGHKQLRWALTGIKGIGINFATMVLRVAGLDPYMKAGYLTDEQVKLIEKILEDPVAHGIPAWAVNRPKDYETGKDMHLITAKLVMAWREDVNRLRRIRAYRGIRHELGLPLRGQRTRSNFRHGTTVGVSRRKK from the coding sequence ATGACCGAGAACTTCAGGCACATAGTCCGCGTTGCGGGCGTTGATTTGGATGGACACAAGCAGTTGAGATGGGCACTGACAGGGATTAAGGGAATAGGAATAAACTTCGCCACTATGGTGCTCAGGGTTGCAGGACTCGACCCCTACATGAAGGCCGGTTACCTCACCGACGAGCAGGTCAAGCTGATAGAGAAAATCCTCGAGGACCCCGTCGCCCACGGAATCCCGGCCTGGGCCGTCAACAGGCCGAAGGACTACGAGACCGGCAAGGACATGCACCTCATTACCGCCAAGCTCGTTATGGCCTGGCGCGAGGACGTCAACAGGCTCAGGAGAATACGCGCTTACCGCGGTATAAGGCACGAGCTCGGCCTGCCACTCCGCGGTCAGAGGACCAGGTCGAACTTCAGGCACGGAACTACGGTCGGCGTTAGCAGGAGGAAGAAGTGA
- a CDS encoding SDR family oxidoreductase: MIALVTGATGGIGRLLVKVLLDESYSVVGVGRRREKLEELKALGDFDYIVADLSEPNSAERIAKALRELGIGELDLLVNNAGYALRKPLLKHSDEELERLFKVNALVPIELTRELLPLFRPGSTVVFVISGVAFVNVPELPSYCAAKGALHYLAVNLERELKNRGIRVMRVYPKQVKTEFFTRNNVPYPKGSIEPEDVVRAIIKGLKKGKREVFVPGYLKLVKYLPNWPVFTYRFKY; this comes from the coding sequence ATGATTGCACTCGTTACCGGCGCAACCGGTGGAATCGGAAGGCTTCTCGTGAAGGTGTTGCTTGATGAAAGTTACAGTGTTGTTGGCGTGGGAAGGAGACGGGAGAAGCTCGAGGAGCTGAAGGCCCTCGGCGACTTTGACTACATCGTTGCTGACTTAAGCGAGCCAAACAGTGCAGAAAGAATAGCAAAAGCCCTAAGGGAGCTTGGAATAGGGGAACTCGACCTCCTCGTGAACAACGCCGGCTATGCACTCAGGAAGCCCCTTCTTAAGCATAGCGACGAAGAACTCGAGAGGCTATTCAAGGTTAACGCGTTGGTTCCCATTGAGCTCACGCGGGAGCTGTTGCCCCTCTTTAGACCCGGCTCAACGGTCGTCTTCGTAATCAGCGGGGTCGCCTTCGTGAACGTTCCCGAGCTTCCATCTTACTGCGCCGCCAAGGGCGCACTGCACTACCTCGCGGTGAACCTCGAGCGGGAGCTGAAGAATAGGGGAATCCGTGTCATGCGCGTCTATCCAAAGCAGGTCAAGACGGAGTTCTTCACCCGGAACAACGTGCCATACCCGAAGGGTTCAATAGAACCCGAAGACGTCGTTAGGGCAATAATAAAGGGGCTGAAGAAGGGTAAACGGGAAGTCTTCGTCCCCGGCTACCTCAAACTGGTCAAATACCTCCCCAACTGGCCGGTTTTCACGTATCGCTTTAAGTATTAG
- a CDS encoding potassium transporter Kef: MGWKDPRLLLNFLLGIVFLAVMFHYFLSLPWRESFLFGVVLSLLYTLAHVLWKEPEKWRKSGLLKSRGLRYLIFFLGSFGFGVLLFGFMYLVFAKPGTSFVSLVKVLGALFAIGSSLMFLASAFYSKNKTPEKITYSWQNFLRELSASILLFMISYFSGVSLEKSVSMALYVFVIAGWYYSMMAHKYVISDRVLKIRAVMNFVAITLGLYLFVTDNVIISGLAGVVFAVVSEKDYKITRKLIERGLLERKYAEIGAGRLFYAVFYGLGVVVALMIITGNYSFSFIRESLLTMFRLLYLFTTMFLPFGTFIGWLRLRIHGVGIDEQ, from the coding sequence ATGGGCTGGAAGGACCCTCGTCTCCTCCTAAACTTTCTTCTCGGGATTGTTTTTCTGGCAGTCATGTTTCACTACTTCCTTTCGCTTCCATGGCGAGAAAGCTTCTTGTTTGGGGTCGTCCTATCGCTTCTCTATACTCTGGCCCATGTTCTTTGGAAGGAACCAGAGAAATGGAGAAAGTCTGGGCTCTTAAAATCCAGGGGCTTAAGGTACCTCATCTTTTTCCTGGGCTCGTTTGGGTTCGGTGTGCTCTTGTTCGGGTTTATGTATCTGGTCTTTGCAAAACCGGGAACTTCGTTCGTTTCCCTCGTCAAGGTGCTCGGCGCTCTCTTTGCAATAGGCTCCTCCCTGATGTTCCTCGCCTCGGCGTTTTATAGCAAGAATAAGACGCCTGAGAAAATCACTTACTCCTGGCAGAACTTTCTGAGGGAGCTTTCGGCGTCAATTCTCCTATTCATGATTTCATACTTCTCCGGTGTTAGCTTGGAAAAGAGTGTTTCAATGGCTCTTTATGTTTTTGTTATCGCTGGCTGGTACTACTCCATGATGGCCCACAAATATGTGATATCTGACCGGGTACTCAAAATCCGGGCCGTTATGAATTTTGTTGCCATTACTTTGGGGCTGTACCTGTTTGTAACTGACAACGTAATCATCAGTGGGCTGGCTGGGGTAGTTTTCGCGGTTGTCTCTGAAAAAGACTACAAGATAACACGGAAGCTCATTGAGAGGGGACTGCTGGAGAGGAAATACGCTGAAATTGGGGCTGGACGCTTGTTTTATGCCGTCTTTTATGGACTTGGGGTGGTGGTTGCTTTGATGATAATCACAGGGAACTACAGCTTTTCGTTTATCCGGGAATCCCTGTTAACTATGTTTAGGCTCCTGTACCTCTTTACGACGATGTTTTTGCCCTTCGGGACGTTTATCGGGTGGTTGAGGTTGAGGATTCATGGTGTGGGAATCGATGAGCAATAG
- a CDS encoding 50S ribosomal protein L14e — MPAIEVGRIAVVIAGRRAGQKVVVADIIDKNFVLVTGAGLNKVKRRRMNVKHLEPLPEKVNIERGASDEEIKKALEEAGISLE; from the coding sequence ATGCCAGCTATTGAGGTCGGAAGGATTGCCGTCGTTATTGCTGGAAGGAGGGCCGGACAGAAGGTCGTCGTTGCCGACATAATCGACAAGAACTTCGTCCTCGTCACCGGCGCTGGCCTCAACAAGGTCAAGCGCAGGAGGATGAACGTCAAGCACCTCGAGCCCCTTCCGGAGAAGGTCAACATCGAGCGCGGTGCCTCCGACGAGGAGATAAAGAAGGCCCTCGAAGAGGCCGGCATAAGCCTTGAGTGA
- a CDS encoding RNA-guided pseudouridylation complex pseudouridine synthase subunit Cbf5: protein MARDEVRRILPADIKREVLIKDEKAETNPKWGFPPEKRPMEMHIQFGIINLDKPPGPTSHEVVAWIKKLFNLSKAGHGGTLDPKVSGVLPVALERATRVVQALLPAGKEYVALMHLHGDVPEDKILAVMREFQGEIIQRPPLRSAVKRRLRTRKVYYIDVLEIDGRDVLFRVGVEAGTYIRSLIHHIGLALGVGAHMAELRRTRSGPFKEDETLVTLHDLVDYYHFWKEDGIEEYFRKAIQPMEKAVEHLPKVWIRDSAVSAVTHGADLAVPGIVKLHKGIKKGDLVAIMTLKDELVALGKATMTSGEMLQRSKGIAVDVDKVFMPRDWYPKMW from the coding sequence ATGGCGAGGGACGAAGTGAGGAGAATCCTTCCGGCTGACATAAAGCGAGAGGTACTGATTAAGGACGAGAAGGCCGAGACGAATCCAAAGTGGGGCTTTCCGCCGGAGAAGAGGCCGATGGAGATGCACATACAGTTCGGCATAATCAACCTCGACAAGCCGCCGGGACCGACGAGCCACGAAGTTGTCGCGTGGATTAAGAAGCTCTTCAACCTGAGCAAGGCCGGCCACGGCGGAACCCTCGACCCCAAGGTCAGTGGTGTTTTACCGGTTGCCCTTGAGAGGGCCACGAGGGTCGTTCAGGCGCTCCTTCCTGCAGGTAAGGAGTACGTAGCTTTGATGCACCTTCACGGTGACGTTCCCGAGGACAAAATCCTCGCAGTCATGAGGGAGTTCCAGGGCGAGATAATCCAGAGGCCACCGCTGAGGAGTGCCGTAAAGAGGCGCCTGAGGACGAGGAAGGTCTACTACATCGACGTGCTCGAGATAGACGGCAGGGACGTGCTCTTCCGCGTTGGCGTCGAGGCGGGAACGTACATACGCTCGCTCATCCACCACATAGGTCTAGCTTTGGGCGTTGGAGCTCACATGGCCGAGTTGCGCCGTACCAGAAGCGGTCCCTTCAAGGAGGACGAGACGCTGGTGACGCTCCACGATTTGGTGGACTACTACCACTTCTGGAAGGAGGACGGCATTGAGGAGTACTTCCGGAAGGCGATACAGCCGATGGAGAAGGCCGTCGAACACCTCCCCAAGGTGTGGATAAGGGATTCGGCCGTTTCAGCTGTGACGCACGGTGCAGATTTGGCCGTTCCGGGAATAGTCAAGCTCCACAAGGGCATAAAGAAGGGTGACCTCGTTGCGATAATGACCCTCAAGGACGAGCTTGTCGCTTTAGGAAAGGCCACGATGACGAGCGGGGAGATGCTCCAGAGGAGCAAGGGCATAGCGGTTGACGTTGACAAGGTCTTCATGCCAAGGGACTGGTATCCCAAAATGTGGTAG
- the cmk gene encoding (d)CMP kinase yields the protein MPKGCLVITVSGLAGSGTTTLCRNLAKHYGFKHVYAGLIFRQMAKERGMTLEEFQKYVEFHPEIDREVDRRQVEAAKECNVVIEGRLAGWMVKNADLKIWLDAPIMERAKRVARREGVSVEEAFVQIAEREKQNRKRYLNLYGIDIEDKSIYDLIINTAKWGPDGVFAIVKAAIDHLYPDGDAGSGSSPENKKKEVG from the coding sequence ATGCCGAAGGGCTGCCTCGTCATAACCGTCAGTGGTCTGGCCGGTTCCGGAACTACTACCCTCTGCCGGAACCTTGCCAAGCACTACGGCTTCAAGCACGTTTACGCCGGGTTGATATTCCGGCAGATGGCGAAGGAAAGGGGAATGACCCTGGAGGAATTCCAGAAGTACGTCGAGTTCCACCCGGAGATAGATAGGGAAGTTGACCGGAGGCAGGTCGAGGCAGCCAAGGAGTGTAACGTTGTCATTGAGGGTAGGCTCGCCGGATGGATGGTCAAGAACGCGGACCTTAAGATATGGCTCGACGCTCCAATAATGGAGCGTGCCAAGAGGGTTGCAAGAAGGGAAGGCGTCTCCGTTGAGGAGGCCTTCGTCCAGATTGCCGAGAGGGAGAAACAGAACAGGAAAAGGTATTTAAACCTCTACGGTATCGACATCGAGGACAAGTCGATTTACGATTTAATCATAAACACTGCCAAATGGGGTCCCGATGGGGTCTTCGCGATTGTGAAGGCCGCCATCGACCACCTTTACCCCGACGGCGACGCGGGGTCGGGTTCAAGCCCGGAAAACAAAAAGAAGGAGGTGGGATGA
- a CDS encoding class I SAM-dependent methyltransferase has product MSHYYSEEPNVPLKTKTIEVCLRGHCFKFITASGVFSFGKLDRGTELLIENMVLDRNWRVLDLGCGYGAIGIVASRFVDYVVMTDVNRRAVSIARKNLKINGVRNAEVRWGSLYEPVKGEKFDSIITNPPVHAGKEVLREIVINAPRHLNDGGLLQLVIKTKQGAKYIKALMDEHFTEVRELAKGSGYRVYAGIA; this is encoded by the coding sequence ATGAGCCACTACTACTCCGAAGAGCCGAACGTCCCGCTGAAGACGAAGACGATAGAGGTCTGCCTTAGGGGCCACTGCTTCAAGTTCATCACTGCGAGCGGTGTCTTCTCCTTCGGGAAGCTCGACCGGGGGACGGAGTTGCTCATAGAGAACATGGTTCTCGACAGGAACTGGCGCGTCCTCGATTTGGGCTGTGGCTACGGGGCTATTGGCATAGTCGCATCGCGCTTCGTTGACTACGTCGTCATGACCGACGTGAACAGGAGAGCGGTCAGCATAGCGAGGAAAAACTTAAAAATCAACGGCGTTAGAAACGCCGAGGTCAGGTGGGGAAGCCTCTACGAGCCCGTTAAGGGCGAAAAATTCGACTCAATCATCACCAATCCCCCCGTGCACGCGGGAAAGGAAGTCCTGAGGGAAATAGTTATAAACGCTCCCCGGCATCTCAACGATGGTGGCCTCCTGCAACTGGTGATTAAGACGAAGCAGGGGGCAAAGTATATTAAGGCCCTCATGGATGAGCACTTCACCGAAGTGAGAGAGCTCGCGAAGGGGAGCGGTTACCGCGTGTACGCCGGGATTGCCTAG